In Porites lutea chromosome 9, jaPorLute2.1, whole genome shotgun sequence, a single window of DNA contains:
- the LOC140947792 gene encoding endothelin-converting enzyme homolog: protein MGRDGSRRKRNDEESQMNAQESFWGCGARCMGILGVLTVILVVAVIHVAISDERKTYFDELVSTGGAIRSARDVHSDLQDYPVNICQTEDCKKVAKYINASMNHSIDPCEDFFDYVCGGWIKANPIPKSSSTYSTFAKLNGHVERNLRRILEKRITSSSKRLFQLPKKFYDSCMDLKTIDKIGDKPLRDLIHEIGSWSIDSNSGWNEESWNLEGTLLKIHKHYTSAGGPLFSVHISDDPINNTRHIIEVDQSGPSLSREVYFDSPKIIKAYKQFITAVGKLLGGDEKMEKRAEEIVAFETKLANISVPDADKTDSWFNRLNISSLAKKAPGYPWMHHFSSIFSNETLTGDEEIIVPALPYLQKMSKIIAETPKRILANYIVWNVIQDEVSFLSKPYRDARTHYRERVLGSKGQKKRWKTCVTFTNELLGDVLGSAYVEHHFSKGSKKMAEDMIIEVRNAFKDNVNSIPWMDNLTKMAVMEKADAIHDEVGFPHYLVDLKKFKKRFKKYDHVDIKDNSLFQNRIQILKMAHKRMLAKLRKPVDKEEWPMDPQTINAMYSFNENEIIIPAAILQPPFFYAKGSPRSLSFGAIGSILGHELTHGFDNTGRKFNKNGELTAQWWSQDSLDGFAAKAKCVENQYSMYKVRDKYPINGKLTLGENIADNGGFKASHRAYQNWLTKNGQESWRLPGLNVSSEQLFFIGFGQAYCSNSRPTEQYLATLSDRHSEEKFRVIGTLSNSHEFSRAFNCKQNTPMNPTSKCAVWCKDEQLL, encoded by the exons ATGGGGCGCGATGGATCGAGAAGGAAACGAAACGATGAAGAATCTCAAATGAACGCCCAGGAATCTTTTTGGGGTTGTGGAGCGCGGTGTATGGGGATTCTTGGTGTTTTGACCGTCATTTTAGTGGTGGCTGTCATTCATGTGGCAATCAGCGATGAGCGCAAGACGTATTTCGATGAACTAGTCAGTACGGGAGGTGCTATTCGCTCGGCACGTGATGTTCATAGCGATCTCCAGGATTATCCCGTGAACATTTGTCAGACTGAGGATTGCAAAAAAGTGGCAAAATACATAAACGCTTCCATGAATCATTCCATAGACCCATGTGAAGACTTTTTCGATTACGTTTGCGGGGGCTGGATCAAAGCCAATCCCATTCCTAAGAGTTCCTCGACCTATTCCACATTTGCTAAGCTCAATGGGCATGTAGAAAGAAATCTGAGACGCATTTTGGAGAAGAGAATAACATCTTCAAGTAAGAGGCTCTTCCAGCTGCCAAAGAAGTTTTATGACTCCTGCATGGATCTCAAAACTATTGACAAAATAGGGGATAAGCCATTACGGGACTTGATTCATGAAATTGGCTCCTGGAGCATTGATAGCAATTCAGGCTGGAATGAGGAAAGTTGGAACCTCGAGGGAACTTTGTTGAAAATTCATAAGCACTATACGTCCGCTGGCGggcctttgttttctgttcacatTAGTGACGATCCAATAAACAACACCAGACACATAATTGAG GTAGACCAGTCTGGGCCAAGTCTATCCCGAGAAGTGTACTTTGACAGTCCAAAG ATCATAAAAGCGTACAAGCAGTTTATTACCGCGGTTGGAAAACTCCTCGGAGGTGATGAAAAGATGGAGAAACGTGCTGAAGAGATTGTAGCCTTTGAAACAAAACTGGCCAAC ATCAGTGTTCCTGACGCAGACAAGACTGACTCCTGGTTCAACCGGTTGAATATTTCTTCATTAGCAAAAAAAGCGCCAGGG TATCCATGGATGCATcatttttcttcaatattttcTAACGAGACCCTTACAGGGGATGAAGAGATCATTGTACCCGCTCTTCCTTACCTTCAAAAGATGTCCAAGATCATCGCAGAAACACCCAAACG GATCCTTGCAAACTATATAGTGTGGAATGTCATTCAAGACGAAGTCTCGTTCCTTTCTAAGCCCTACCGTGACGCCCGGACACATTATCGAGAGCGGGTACTGGGTTCCAAGGGTCAGAAGAAGCGCTGGAAAACATGTGTGACATTCACCAATGAACTACTGGGGGACGTTTTGGGATCAGCTTACGTGGAGCATCATTTCAGCAAAGGAAGCAAAAAGATG GCAGAAGATATGATCATAGAGGTCCGAAATGCTTTCAAAGATAACGTTAACTCCATTCCCTGGATGGACAACCTTACCAAGATGGCGGTCATGGAAAAG gCAGATGCTATACACGATGAAGTTGGGTTTCCACACTATTTAGTTGACCTGAAGAAATTCAAGAAGAGGTTCAAAAAGTATGATCAT GTGGATATAAAGGACAACAGTCTTTTCCAAAACAGAATCCAAATCCTAAAAATGGCGCACAAAAGGATGCTTGCTAAGCTAAGAAAGCCTGTAGACAAAGAAGA GTGGCCAATGGATCCACAAACTATCAACGCAATGTACAGCTTCAATGAGAATGAAATTA ttattCCAGCTGCAATTCTTCAACCGCCTTTTTTCTACGCCAAAGGAAGTCCAAG GTCATTGAGCTTTGGAGCAATTGGATCAATTCTTGGGCATGAACTTACTCACGGATTTGACAACACAG GGAGAAAGTTTAACAAGAATGGGGAACTAACAGCACAATGGTGGTCTCAAGACTCGCTAGATGGATTCGCAGCAAAGGCAAAATGCGTTGAGAACCAGTATTCTATGTACAAAGTTCGCGACAAATATCCG ATTAACGGAAAGCTGACTCTTGGTGAAAACATCGCCGACAATGGAGGTTTTAAAGCTTCTCATAGG GCCTACCAAAACTGGTTGACGAAAAACGGCCAGGAATCATGGCGTTTACCAGGCTTGAACGTCTCAAGCGAGCAATTGTTTTTCATAGGATTTGGTCAG GCGTATTGTAGTAATAGTCGACCAACAGAGCAATACTTGGCAACTTTAAGTGACAGACATTCAGAGGAAAAGTTTAG GGTTATTGGGACATTATCCAATTCGCATGAATTCTCCAGAGCTTTTAACTGCAAACAAAACACGCCTATGAATCCTACAAGCAAGTGCGCCGTGTGGTGTAAAGATGAACAGCTACTCTAA